One region of Corvus moneduloides isolate bCorMon1 chromosome 1, bCorMon1.pri, whole genome shotgun sequence genomic DNA includes:
- the GCNT2 gene encoding LOW QUALITY PROTEIN: N-acetyllactosaminide beta-1,6-N-acetylglucosaminyl-transferase (The sequence of the model RefSeq protein was modified relative to this genomic sequence to represent the inferred CDS: inserted 1 base in 1 codon; deleted 3 bases in 2 codons; substituted 3 bases at 3 genomic stop codons), which yields MDEWFFFILYSLAGKWKISFSEPDCTEYVPQNHHTACALSAEEAACTLAYVVTLHKEFETFXLFFRELFMPWNVYCVHVDXHSKSHSPSSRQRSFLSTSLVSWAKRVVXGSISCLWTDLHCTRDRLALAMPWCYLLNTCGQDLSLNNNREVIQLLKGLGGKNITSRVLPPPHITTCTKYVHREXLYSSFSFMLWNICAQDVPGHNLTIYFGSAYMAITRPFVGFVLQDQHVLDLLAQPEDTNSCEGHFWVMLSRIQGWKMNRISPPCMLLLEASGRTLLLLTP from the exons ATGGATGAGTGGTTCTTCTTCATCCTGTATTCTTTGGCTGGAAAATG gaaaatatCATTCAGTGAACCTGACTGCACAGAGTACGTCCCACAGAACCACCACACCGCCTGCGCCCTCTCAGCCGAGGAGGCCGCCTGCACCCTCGCTTATGTCGTGACATTGCACAAAGAGTTTGAGACCTTCTAGCTTTTCTTCAGGGAGTTGTTCATGCCCTGGAATGTCTACTGTGTTCATGTGG GTCATTCAAAGAGCCATTCCCCTTCCAGCAGGCAGCGCTCCTTTCTCAGCACCTCCCTTGTTTCCTGGGCAAAGCGGGTGGTCTAgggcagcatctcctgcctgtGGACTGACCTCCACTGCACGAGAGAC CGCTTGGCCTTGGCCATGCCCTGGTGCTACCTACTCAACACCTGTGGTCAAGATCTCTCTTTGAATAACAACAGGGAGGTCATCCAGCTGCTGAAGGGCCTTGGGGGCAAGAACATCACATCCAGGGTGCTGCCACCTCCCCACATCACCACCTGCACCAAATATGTGCACAGGGAGTAACTttactcttccttttctttcatgctgTGGAACATTTGTGCGCAAGATGTCCCTGGC CACAACTTGACCATCTATTTTGGCTCTGCATACATGGCCATCACCAGGCCCTTTGTGGGGTTCGTGCTGCAGGACCAGCATGTTCTTgatctgctggcacagcccgAGGACACCAACAGCTGTGAGGGACACTTCTGGGTGATGCTCAGCAGGATCCAG GGTTGGAAGATGAACAGGATTTCACCCCCCTGCATGTTGCTTTTAGAAGCCTCTGGTAGGACTCTACTGCTCCTGACTCCCTAG